The following proteins are co-located in the Xiphophorus maculatus strain JP 163 A chromosome 24, X_maculatus-5.0-male, whole genome shotgun sequence genome:
- the LOC102222779 gene encoding glycerol-3-phosphate dehydrogenase [NAD(+)], cytoplasmic-like, producing the protein MPAQKVCIVGSGNWGSSIAKIIGHNVKASNRFNPMVNMWVYEEMVDGRKLTEIINTEHENVKYLPGHKLPKNVVAVPSVTEAMKGASILVFVIPHQFISRLCDEMKPHMTEGAIGISLIKGIDEGPDGLKLISDIIREKLQIDVSVLMGANIANEVADEKFCETTIGAKNAAQGQLLKELLQTPNFRITVVPESDTVELCGALKNIVAVGAGFCDGLGFGDNTKAAVIRLGLMEMVAFAKMFCKGNVSSGTFLESCGVADLITTCYGGRNRRVAEAFVKTSKSIAELEAEMLNGQKLQGPQTSAEVYKILQNRGIVKKFPLFVAVYQICYEGKEVKEFITCLQNHPEHM; encoded by the exons ATGCCTGCTCAGAAAGTCTGCATCGTTGGATCTGGAAACTG GGGATCCTCCATCGCCAAGATCATCGGCCACAATGTGAAGGCGTCCAACCGCTTCAACCCCATGGTGAACATGTGGGTCTACGAGGAGATGGTCGACGGCAGGAAGCTCACCGAGATCATCAACACCGAGCACGAAAACGTCAAATACCTGCCGGGACACAAGCTGCCCAAGAACGTG GTGGCTGTTCCTAGCGTCACCGAAGCCATGAAGGGAGCCAGTATCCTGGTCTTCGTCATCCCTCACCAGTTCATCAGTAGACTCTGCGACGAGATGAAGCCTCACATGACGGAGGGAGCCATCGGGATTTCCCTCATCAAG GGAATCGACGAGGGTCCGGATGGCCTGAAGCTCATCTCCGACATCATCAGGGAGAAGCTGCAGATCGACGTCAGCGTGCTGATGGGGGCCAACATCGCCAACGAGGTGGCCGACGAAAAGTTCTGCGAAACCACCATTG GGGCGAAGAACGCGGCGCAGGGCCAGCTGCTCAAGGAGCTGCTGCAGACGCCCAACTTCCGCATCACCGTGGTTCCTGAGAGCGACACGGTGGAGCTGTGTGGCGCCTTAAAG AACATCGTGGCGGTGGGCGCCGGCTTCTGCGACGGCCTCGGGTTCGGCGACAACACCAAGGCGGCGGTGATCCGGCTGGGCCTGATGGAGATGGTGGCGTTTGCCAAGATGTTCTGCAAGGGCAACGTGAGCTCTGGCACCTTCCTGGAGAGCTGCGGCGTGGCCGACCTCATCACCACTTGCTACGGCGGGCGGAACCGCCGCGTCGCCGAGGCCTTCGTCAAAACCTCCAAA TCCATCGCTGAGCTGGAGGCCGAGATGCTGAACGGCCAGAAGCTGCAGGGTCCACAGACCTCAGCCGAGGTCTACAAGATCCTTCAAAATCGAGGCATAGTTAAGAA GTTTCCTTTGTTTGTTGCCGTCTACCAGATTTGCTATGAAGGGAAGGAGGTGAAGGAGTTCATCACCTGTCTGCAGAACCACCCTGAGCACATGTAG
- the osbpl11 gene encoding oxysterol-binding protein-related protein 11, with product MQGETAAVRVAENEGKVDAFPPNRTPSSGRAGGKSWQYSDHMENIDGYLMKYTNLVTGWQYRFFVLNNEAGLLEYFVNEQSRSQKPRGSLPLAGAVISPSDEDSHTFTVNAISGEQYKLRASDAKERQHWVSRLQICTQHHTEALGKSNPAPSRRYSVASQSSASSPMSLRRPSQSTSALFGWTQNHKGSVYSSRKSLMPDHLLDAREMMSQAQGQHRDLIQSIEGLPAAPGPGLSPLDQDLLMLKATSMATMSCLSECLHILQLQQVARQRAALGGPTIEWLEPKVADEVLKNGSSPLGNHTPLEGGRLPLSAPDACSCSEEQEEVDPEDEVEDSFMDTEEDLGAVEEERSVILHLLSQLKLGMDLTRVVLPTFILEKRSLLEMYADFMSHPELFVTVTDGNSPEDRMIRFVEYYLTSFHEGRKGAIAKKPYNPIIGETFHCSWRVPRGPEALQGEAEPPAEAPEPYQVRFVAEQVSHHPPVSGFYAECPERQMCVNTHVWTKSKFMGMSIGVSMIGEGCLHLLEHDEEYTFTLPCAYARSILTVPWVELGGKVNIACNKSGYSAVITFQTKPFYGGKLHKVTAEVKHNSTNAVVCRVQGEWNGVLEFSYTSGETKVVDVTKLPVTRKRVRPIEKQAPTESRRLWQHVTEALRQKDIDKATEHKRVLEERQRAEERQRAETETPWRTRYFDREGEGWAYSKPLWKNSKSYVSCL from the exons ATGCAGGGGGAAACTGCGGCGGTTCGGGTCGCGGAGAACGAGGGGAAAGTGGATGCATTTCCCCCGAACAGAACCCCCAGTTCGGGGAGAGCGGGCGGGAAGAGCTGGCAGTACAG CGATCACATGGAGAACATTGACGGCTATCTGATGAAGTACACCAACCTGGTGACAGGCTGGCAGTACAG GTTCTTTGTCCTGAACAACGAGGCGGGTCTGTTGGAGTACTTTGTGAACGAGCAGTCCCGCTCCCAGAAGCCCCGGGGCAGCCTGCCGCTGGCCGGGGCCGTCATCTCCCCCAGCGACGAGGACTCCCACACCTTCACCGTGAACGCCATCAGTGGAGAACAGTACAAGCTGCGAG ccaGTGACGCCAAGGAGAGGCAGCACTGGGTGAGCCGGCTGCAGATCTGCACTCAGCACCACACCGAGGCCCTGGGCAAG AGCAACCCCGCACCCAGCCGTAGGTACTCTGTGGCGTCCCAGAGCAGCGCCAGCTCGCCGATGTCTCTGCGGCGGCCCAGTCAGAGCACCTCGGCCCTGTTCGGCTGGACGCAAAACCACAAGGGCTCCGTCTACTCCAGCAGGAAGTCCCTGATGCCCGACCACCTGCTGGACGCCAGGGAG ATGATGAGCCAGGCCCAGGGCCAGCACCGGGACCTGATTCAGAGCATCGAGGGGCTGCCGGCAGCCCCGGGCCCCGGCCTGTCCCCCCTTGACCAGGACCTGCTGATGCTGAAGGCCACCTCCATGGCCACCATGAGCTGCCTGAGCGAGTGCCTGCacatcctgcagctgcagcaggtggCGCGGCAGCGGGCCGCCCTGGGAG GGCCCACCATCGAGTGGCTGGAGCCCAAAGTGGCCGACGAAGTCCTGAAGAACGGCAGCAGTCCGCTGGGCAACCACACCCCACTGGAGGGGGGACGCCTGCCGCTCAGCGCCCCCGACGCCTGCAGCTGCTCTGAG gagcaggaggaggtggaCCCGGAGGACGAGGTGGAGGACTCGTTCATGGACACGGAGGAGGACCTGGGGGCTGTGGAGGAGGAGCGCAGCGTCATCCTGCACCTTCTGTCGCAGCTCAAGCTGGGCATGGACCTGACCCGG GTGGTCCTGCCCACCTTCATCCTGGAGAAGCGCTCCCTGCTGGAGATGTATGCAGACTTCATGTCCCACCCGGAGCTCTTCGTCACCGTCACCGACGGCAACAGCCCCGAGGACCGCATGATCCGCTTCGTGGAGTACTACCTCACGTCGTTCCACGAGGGCCGCAAGGGCGCCATCGCCAAGAAGCCCTACAACCCCATCATCGGAGAGACCTTCCACTGCTCCTGGAGGGTCCCCCGGGGGCCCGAGGCCCTCCAGGGAGAGGCCGAGCCCCCCGCCGAGGCCCCGGAGCCCTACCAGGTGCGCTTTGTGGCGGAGCAGGTGTCCCATCATCCCCCGGTGTCTGGCTTCTACGCAGAGTGTCCGGAGAGGCAGATGTGTGTGAACACACACGTGTGGACCAAGAGCAAGTTCATGGGGATGTCCATCGGCGTGTCCATGATCGGAGAAG GTTGCCTGCATCTGCTGGAGCACGATGAGGAGTACACCTTCACGCTGCCCTGCGCCTACGCCCGCTCCATCCTCACCGTGCCCTGGGTGGAGCTGGGCGGAAAGGTCAACATCGCCTGCAACAAGTCCGGATACTCGGCCGTCATCACCTTCCAGACCAAGCCCTTCTACGGCGGAAAGTTACACAA GGTAACGGCAGAGGTGAAGCACAACTCCACCAACGCGGTGGTGTGTCGGGTTCAGGGCGAGTGGAACGGCGTGCTGGAGTTCAGCTACACCAGCGGAGAGACCAAGGTGGTGGACGTCACCAAGCTGCCCGTCACCAGGAAGCGGGTCCGGCCCATAGAGAAGCAAGCGCCCACAGAGTCCAG GCGGCTGTGGCAGCACGTGACGGAGGCGCTGCGGCAGAAGGACATCGATAAAGCCACCGAACACAAGAGGGTCCTGGAGGAGCGGCAGCGGGCCGAGGAGCGCCAGCGGGCCGAGACCGAGACGCCGTGGAGGACCAGATACTTTGACCGGGAG ggTGAAGGCTGGGCCTACAGCAAGCCTCTCTGGAAGAATTCAAAGTCCTACGTTTCCTGTCTTTAA